A window of Hevea brasiliensis isolate MT/VB/25A 57/8 chromosome 14, ASM3005281v1, whole genome shotgun sequence contains these coding sequences:
- the LOC110648457 gene encoding uncharacterized protein LOC110648457 — MLGKVSKDSTSERVTLSSTNDIMSTDTSISWDFFPPNLVKLGQKVLRQGEINLLAAVEALQEANTDIIAPHSVREETKLAFDRELNAITWMKAALDSDLNSVSDHIKATSISMESGIIREHREVLWLYYQKLQMP; from the exons ATGTTAGGGAAAGTAAGTAAAGATTCCACCAGTGAAAGGGTAACATTGAGTTCAACAAACGACATAATGTCAACAGATACTAGTATATCATGGGATTTCTTTCCTCCAAACTTGGTGAAATTAGGCCAG AAGGTGTTAAGGCAGGGAGAAATTAATTTGCTTGCTGCTGTGGAGGCTTTACAAGAGGCTAATACTGATATAATTGCTCCTCATTCTGTTAGAGAAGAAACAAAACTTGCATTTGACAGAGAGCTAAATGCAATTACATGGATGAAAGCAGCTTTGGATTCTGATCTTAACTCAGTTTCTGATCATATCAAAGCCACTAGTATTTCCATGGAAAGTGGTATTATCAGAGAACACCGAGAAGTGCTTTGGCTGTATTATCAGAAATTGCAAATGCCTTGA